The Deltaproteobacteria bacterium sequence CCGCCGGCTCCACGATGTGTCCGTACCAGCCGACCCCGCCGACGGCGCCGTGCCCCGCCGGGGGGCTCGTGACCTCGCTCGACTACGCGATCCCTCTGACGCTCTTCAACCCGAGCCTGAGCCTGTCGGCGGTACCCTCGAGTCTCTCGAGCGCCTACAACAATCGCTTCAACGTCTGCGTCGGGCCGACGGCGAATCCCCCGAGCTGCGCCCCTCCCGCCCCGTGATCCGCCGCTCCGCTATTCAGCAGGATGGATCGCGGGCAGGGTGACCAGGCTCAGTCGCTGTCGGGGACTTTGGCCCAGGTCGGCCAGAGGGGCGAGGAGAGCGAGCGAATGCGGGCCTTGCCGCTCTTCAGGATCGAATAGCGGAAATCCGCGAAGAGGGTCATCTCCCGACGGGTCACGGAAGGGATCGCCGCGTGCGAGTAGGTCTCGGTGAAGAGGCTGCTGATCACCGCCCGCACGATGTGGTCTCCGTCCATGTAGATGGAAATAGTGGGGCGGCGAAGGCCCTCGAATGCGCCGCTGCGGCGGGCGTGCTCAATGACGCGCTCCCGCACGGCGGTGGGCACGCGCGGCGTGGCGATGGCGCTCGAGGCGCTGAGCGCAAGAAGGACGATCGTGGCCGTGAGGGATCTCATGGCGGGCTCCTGACGTTCGAATGGTTTGCGGAGCGACTGTGCAAGAGGGAGACCAGGCCTCGGCGCGGCGGCCTTCAGGTGTTGCGGGTCGGGCGGCGGCGGGCAGAGGGGGGCCAAGCGGCTGGTTCCGCACGCGATTGGCGGGAGGTGCGGGGGCGGCGCCTCGGTAACGGCGCGCGGGCGCGGCGCGCCGCGAAGGGAGTTCGGGGAGGCGGGTCGCCTGGCCTGGAAGCTCCGATCGTGGCCAAGGCCGCGGCTGGGGCAACGGGAAACGCGCCCAGGCTGCCTCGACCGCGTATGCTGTGCTTGCCGACCCGCACGGGCTCTTCGCGCGAGGGACCTCGCCGGAGGGGGACGTGACGGGATGCGGTGGGCGATTAGCAACCTTCGAACGTGAGGAGGATCTCGATGGGCGACAAGTCTCCAAAGTCCAAGGACAAGAGCAAGAAGCAAGGCGAGGCCAAGGACAAGCGCGACCAGGCCAAGGCCGCGGCGAAGCAGGCTCCCCCGACGCCGACCGCTGGCAAGAAGAAGTAGGCGCGGACTGCCGCGCGGTGCTACGGGATGCCGGTCGAGGCGCGCCGGAGCGGCTTGAAGCGCTCGAGGTACGCGGCCACCTCTTTCCGCCGTGCGAGCGGCGGTCCGCCCCTCGGTGTGCGTGACAGATAGGTGAGCTGGCCGAGGAGCGCGAAGTCCGACAGCATCGGCGCTTCCCCGAAGAGAAAGGGCCCCGGAGAGGTGAGCGCGGCCAGCGCGTCCAGGTGCCGCTCGAGGTCGCGCGCGACGTGCTCGGGTGGCTTGCGCGCGGTGCCCTGGGCCACTACCTGTCCTTCGATGCGGCGCCGCAGCAAGAGATGCACGGCGGTGCCGGTCACGGAGCGCCGGAAGAACTCGGCTGCCGCGCGCGACCCCGCCGGCTCGATCCACTGGTAATAGAGCCCCACGAAGTAGAGCGACTCGTCGGCCCACTCCTCGATCGCGTGCGAGAGAGCGCGTTCGCGCGGCCCGGCCGGATAGATCGTCGGCTCGGGAGCGAGACGTTCGAGCTCCTCGGCGATGTCGGTGCTGTCCACCACCAGGCGCCCGTCCACCTCGAGCGCGGGGACCTTGCCCACGCGGCCGCGGCGGCGGATGCCGAGGAGGTGGCGCCCGCCTTGCGACAACAGGGGGACGCGCTCGTAGGCGAGCCCCTTGTAGTCGAGGATGGCGCGGACCTTCAGACAGAACGGGGAAGGAGCCCAGTCGTAGAGGCGGAGCTTCATCGCGGCAGGGTAATAAACAAACGCCGGCGGAGGCCATCCCCTATTCGCGTGAGCGAGGTTCGGGAGGCATCCGCCGGCGCGGGGTGCGAGGGAGACGAACTCCCTCGCCGTCAACGCTGGAACTAGCCGCCGACCTTGACGCCGCTCTGGAAGGGGCGGACGACGGAGCTGTTGTTCGCGGGGCGGACGACGGAGCTGTTGTTGATCGGGCGCACGACGGAGGAGTTGTTCGGGCGCACGACGGAGCTGTTGTTGATCGGGCGGACGACGGAGCTGTTGCCGATCGGGCGCACGACGGAGGAGTTGTTCGGGCGGACGACGGAGCTGTTGTTCGGCTGCTGGCTGCCGATGATGATCACGGCCGGGCGCTCGAAGGCGATGCGGATGATCTGGTTTTGCGCCGGGCGCGCCATCGACTCGGCAATCTGGGCCACGCCGCTCTGGTTGTTCTGGTTCGCGCTCGCGGCGGCGGGGGCGAGGAGCAGGGCGGAGCCGACGGCGAGAAGGGTCTTCTTGATGATGGACATGGTGATCTCCTTCAAGAGCAATGGACGTTGACGTTGTGGTTTGGGCTGCGCTGCGCAGCCGGTAAAGCGACGCGGGTCCTTAGAGCAATAGCTCGGCCAGCTTTACGGCATAACGATTTCGGACGATTACGCGCATAGCGCCGAAATGCTGCGCCGCG is a genomic window containing:
- a CDS encoding glutathione S-transferase family protein: MKLRLYDWAPSPFCLKVRAILDYKGLAYERVPLLSQGGRHLLGIRRRGRVGKVPALEVDGRLVVDSTDIAEELERLAPEPTIYPAGPRERALSHAIEEWADESLYFVGLYYQWIEPAGSRAAAEFFRRSVTGTAVHLLLRRRIEGQVVAQGTARKPPEHVARDLERHLDALAALTSPGPFLFGEAPMLSDFALLGQLTYLSRTPRGGPPLARRKEVAAYLERFKPLRRASTGIP